Within the Microbacterium sp. 1S1 genome, the region TCCGAGACGAACATGCCGATGCCTCGGCGCTTGTGGAGCACTCCCTTGTCGGTGAGCATGGCGACTCCCTTGGCGGCGGTAGCGGGGTTGATGCGGTAGAACGCGGCGAGCTCGTTCGTGGAAGGGGCCTGTGCCTCCTCGGCCAACGAGCCGTCGAGGATGGAGTCCTCGATCTGCTCGGCGATCTGGAGGAAGAGCGGCTTGCCTTCTTCGATCACGAGTCCTCCATGGTTGCTGGGTTACTTACTTGACTAAGTAACCACGGAACCGCGAGTGATGTCAACCCCGGTCTCGCGCCCGGGCACAGCTTCGGCGATGTCCATCGACACGCCGTCGCGGGGTCGAGCCCGGCGGCGTGTCGGCCGCCAGCTCCGAAGCTGCGCCCAGGGCGGGGCGGGCGGCCGCGTACAGTGGGCTGGTGCCGGAGTTCCCCTACAGCCGTCTGCGTCGCTGGCCTGACGTCGAAGCGGACAACCTCCAGGCGCACGATGCGACCGACCTGCTGCTCGTGGAACGGGCGCTCGCGCTCGACGTGCCAGGGCCCGAGACGGTCGTGATCGGGGACGAGTACGGTGCCATCACGCTGGCTCTCACGGCTGCCGGGCGGAACGGGATCCGGGTGCATCAGGACCTCGCGACCGGTCGGCGGGCTCTGCAGCGCAACGCGGAGGAGCTCGGGCTCGACGGCTTCCACCCGCACGACCTGGAGGAGAGCCTGCTCACCGGCGCCAGACTGGTGCTGCTGCAGTTGCCGAAGGCCCTCGCCGAACTGGAGGAGATCGCGGATGCGGTCGCCCGGTGGGCGGCCCCCGACGTGGTGCTCGTCGCCGGAGGGCGGGTGAAGCACATGACCCTCGCCCAGAACGAGGTGCTGGGGCGGAGCTTCGCGCGGGTGCAGGCCCAGCGTGCCGAGCGGAAGTCGCGACTGCTCGTCGCCACCGAGGCCCTCCCCGTACCCGAGTCCCCGCCGTTCCCGGTCTCCGCGCGGCACGGCAGCCTCGTCCTCGTCGCCCACGGCGGCGCATTCGCCGGGCCCCGTCTCGACATCGGCACCCGCGTCCTGCTCGAGGTGCTCGACCTCGACGGTTCACAACTCAGGAGAACACAGACGACACGCGCCGAAAATGCGCCGAACGGCGGCGAGAGCGCCCGTTCTTCCGGAGTTGTGAACACCGACGGTCGCCGCATCCTCGACCTCGGCTGCGGAACCGGTGCGCTCGCCGTGTCCTGGGCGCTCG harbors:
- a CDS encoding GntR family transcriptional regulator — protein: MIEEGKPLFLQIAEQIEDSILDGSLAEEAQAPSTNELAAFYRINPATAAKGVAMLTDKGVLHKRRGIGMFVSEGARSLLLGERRAAFADRYIDPLLAEARTLGLGAEDLADLLRQRAALAPTPEGKNPA
- a CDS encoding class I SAM-dependent methyltransferase, with the protein product MPEFPYSRLRRWPDVEADNLQAHDATDLLLVERALALDVPGPETVVIGDEYGAITLALTAAGRNGIRVHQDLATGRRALQRNAEELGLDGFHPHDLEESLLTGARLVLLQLPKALAELEEIADAVARWAAPDVVLVAGGRVKHMTLAQNEVLGRSFARVQAQRAERKSRLLVATEALPVPESPPFPVSARHGSLVLVAHGGAFAGPRLDIGTRVLLEVLDLDGSQLRRTQTTRAENAPNGGESARSSGVVNTDGRRILDLGCGTGALAVSWALAQPGDRVTATDRSAAAVASARATAAANGVGDRVVVTHDDAGSELPDGSFDAVLLNPPFHLGTSVHTGAASRLFEAAARLLRPGGELFTVYNSSLGYRAELTRLIGPTEQLRRTPKFTVTRTLRRP